In Harpia harpyja isolate bHarHar1 chromosome 18, bHarHar1 primary haplotype, whole genome shotgun sequence, a single genomic region encodes these proteins:
- the TAF1 gene encoding transcription initiation factor TFIID subunit 1 isoform X5 gives MSDSESEEEADGGRAEPFSLAGFLFGNINEAGQLEGDSVLDKESKKHLAGLGVLGLGNLITEITASEEDSPEADGAHLDEEGWVKSTEDAVDYSDINEVAEDESRRYKQAMGSLQPVRRPDEDEDDYDADCEDIDSKLMPPPPPPPVPGKKEDEKDAAATGIMQRDATKQLPSVTELFPEFRPGKVLRFLRLFGPGKNVPSVWRSARRKRKKKHRELAQEVQIQEGEVVVESGMEGKSPWEYEFAAPPPPEQCLSDDEITMMAPVESKFSQSTGDIDKVADTKPKVAEWRYGPAQLWYDMLGIPEDGSGFDYGFKLKEKEQEVKGHTDEGDAGLMDEKDDLLADEHFLMVTQLQWEDDVIWNGEDVKHKGTKTQRASLAGWLPSSMTRNATAYNAQQGLNRSGSLLNPPIPLAQKPNVAGVLGIAKGKEKQAPEQQVSLDEDKPWYSIFPIDNEELVYGRWEDNIIWDDQAMETYLDPPVLTLDPNDENIILEIPDEKEEMTLNSPSKENKKESSLKKSRILLGKTGVIKEEPQQNMSQPEVKDPWNLSNDEFYYPKQQGLRGTFGGNIIQHSIPAVELRQPFFPTHMGPMKLRQFHRPPLKKYSFGALSQPGPHAVQPLLKHIKKKAKMREQERQASGGGEMFFMRTPQDLTGKDGDLILAEYSEENAPLMMQVGMATKIKNYYKRKPGKDPGAPDCKYGETVYCHTSPFLGSLHPGQLLQAFENNLFRAPIYLHKMPETDFLIIRTRQGYYVRELVDIFVVGQECPLYEVPGPNSKRANTHIRDFLQVFIYRLFWKSRDRPRRIRMEDIKKAFPSHSESSIRKRLKLCADFKRTGMDSNWWVLKPDFRLPTEEEIRAMVSPEQCCAYYSMIAAEQRLKDAGYGEKSFFAPEEENEEDFQMKIDDEVRTAPWNTTRAFIAAMKGKCLLEVTGVADPTGCGEGFSYVKIPNKPTQQKDDKEPQPVKKTVTGTDADLRRLSLKNAKQLLRKFGVPEEEIKKLSRWEVIDVVRTMSTEQARSGEGPMSKFARGSRFSVAEHQERYKEECQRIFDLQNKVLESTEILSTDTDSSSAEDSDFEEMGKNIENMLQNKKTSSQLSREREEQERKELQRMLLGEDSGNDKERGKKDRRDKKGLSSASGASANSHKDDDTASVTSLNSSATGRRLKIYRTFRDEDGKEYVRCETVRKPAVIDAYCRIRTTKDEEFIRKFALFDEQHREEMRKERRRIQEQLRRLKRNQEKEKLKGPPEKKPKKMKERPDLKLKCGACGAIGHMRTNKFCPLYYQTNAPPSNPVAMTEEQEEELEKTVIHNDNEELIKVEGTKIVLGKQLIESADEVRRKSLVLKFPKQQLPPKKKRRVGTTVHCDYLNRPHKSIHRRRTDPMVTLSSILEGIINDIRDLPNTYPFHTPVNPKVVKDYYKIITRPMDLQTLRENVRKRQYPSREEFREHLELIVKNSATYNGPKHSLTQISQSMLDLCDEKLKEKEDKLARLEKAINPLLDDDDQVAFSFILDNIVTQKMMAVPDSWPFHHPVNKKFVPDYYKVIANPMDLETIRKNISKHKYQNRDTFLDDVNLILANSIKYNGSDSQYTKTAQEIVNICYQTLAEYDEHLTQLERDISTAKEAALEEADLESLDPMTPGPYTPQPPDLYDTNTSLSMSHDASVYQDESNLSAMDTPITTPEKRGTQMRQGRGRLGEEDSDVDIEGFDEDDDGKPKTPAPEVEDADGDLADEEEGSAQQTQASVLYEDLLMSDGEDDDDGSDEEGDNPFSSIQLSESGSDSDVEPNAVRPKQPHVLQENTRMGMDNEESMMSYEGDGGETSHVMEDSNISYGSYEEPDPKSNTRDTSFSSIGGYEISEEEEEEEQQRCGPSVLSQVHLSEDEEDSEDFHSIAGDSDLDSDE, from the exons ATGTCAGACTCGGAGAGCGAGGAGGAGGCGGATGGCGGCCGCGCGGAacccttctcgctggctgggttTCTCTTCGGCAACATCAATGAGGCGGGGCAGCTGGAGGGGGACAGCGTCCTCGACAAG GAATCCAAGAAGCACCTGGCCGGGTTGGGTGTGCTGGGACTGGGCAATCTGATCACTGAGATCACAGCCAGCGAGGAGGACAGCCCGGAGGCTGATGGAGCCCACCTGGATGAGGAAG gCTGGGTTAAGAGCACAGAAGATGCTGTTGATTATTCAGATATTAATGAAGTGGCAGAAGATGAGAGCCGTAGGTATAAGCAGGCAATGGGCAGCCTGCAGCCAGTTCGAAGACCAG atgaagatgaagatgattACGATGCTGACTGTGAAGATATTGATTCCAAGTTGatgccgccaccaccaccacctccagtacctggaaagaaagaagatgaaaaggatGCAGCTGCCACTG GAATCATGCAGCGAGATGCTACCAAACAGTTGCCAAGTGTTACAGAGCTCTTCCCGGAATTTCGACCAGGCAAG GTGCTGCGTTTCCTGCGTCTCTTTGGCCCTGGAAAGAATGTTCCATCGGTTTGGCGTAGTGCCCGAAGGAAACGCAAGAAGAAACATCGGGAGTTGGCACAAGAAGTGCAGATACAGGAGGGTGAAGTTGTAGTTGAGAGTGGAATGGAAGGAAAATCTCCTTGGGAGTATGAGTTTGCTGCTCCTCCCCCTCCTGAGCAGTGCCTTTCAGATGATGAG ATTACCATGATGGCACCTGTGGAATCAAAATTTTCCCAGTCAACTGGTGATATAGACAAAGTGGCAGATACAAAGCCTAAAGTGGCAGAGTGGCGCTATGGCCCAGCACAGCTCTGGTATGATATGCTGGGGATCCCTGAAGATGGCAGTGGATTTGATTATGGTTTCAAGCTgaaagagaaggagcaggaggttaAAGGACACACAGATGAGGGG GATGCAGGGTTGATGGATGAGAAGGATGATCTGCTAGCTGATGAGCACTTCCTTATGGTGACACAGCTCCAATGGGAGGATGACGTTATCTGGAATGGAGAAGATGTCAAGCACAAAGGGACTAAGACACAGCGGGCAAGTTTGGCAGGCTGGCTGCCATCCAGCATGACTAGAAATGCCACTGCATACAATGCCCAACAAG gtTTGAACAGAAGCGGCTCTTTACTCAATCCACCAATTCCACTAGCACAGAAACCAAATGTAGCAGGAGTCCTAGGTATAGCAAAGGGCAAAGAAAAGCAGGCCCCTGAACAGCAAG TTTCCCTGGATGAAGACAAGCCCTGGTACTCCATTTTCCCAATTGATAATGAAGAGTTAGTGTATGGCCGTTGGGAGGACAATATCATCTGGGATGATCAGGCAATGGAAACCTACTTGGATCCCCCTGTCTTAACACTTGATCCAAATGATGAAAACATAATTCTAG AAATTCctgatgaaaaggaagaaatgactTTGAACTCTCCATCCAAGGAGAACAAGAAAGAATCTTCTCTAAAGAAGAGTCGAATCCTGTTGGGAAAAACAGGTGTCATCAAGGAAGAACCACAGCAG AACATGTCTCAGCCAGAGGTGAAGGATCCCTGGAACCTCTCCAATGATGAGTTTTACTACCCCAAACAGCAGGGACTTCGAGGAACCTTTGGAGGCAACATCATTCAG CACTCTATCCCAGCAGTGGAACTTCGCCAGCCATTCTTTCCCACCCATATGGGTCCTATGAAGCTCCGACAATTTCATCGGCCTCCCTTGAAGAAATATTCTTTTGGTGCCTTGTCCCAACCAGGGCCCCATGCTGTGCAACCTCTGCTGAAGCAcataaaaaagaaagccaag ATGAGAGAGCAGGAGCGTCAGGCTTCTGGTGGGGGTGAAATGTTCTTCATGCGCACACCACAGGACCTAACTGGCAAGGATGGAGATCTCATTCTTGCTGAATACAGTGAGGAAAATGCCCCTTTAATGATGCAGGTTGGCATGGcaacaaagattaaaaattacTACAAAAGG AAACCTGGCAAAGATCCGGGAGCTCCAGACTGTAAATATGGAGAGACTGTTTATTGTCACACTTCTCCATTCCTGGGTTCTCTGCATCCAGGCCAGTTACTGCAG GCATTTGAAAACAATCTTTTCCGGGCCCCTATCTACTTACATAAGATGCCTGAAACGGATTTCCTGATTATCCGGACACGACAAGGCTATTATGTTCGAGAATTAGTGGATATTTTTGTAGTTGGTCAGGAGTGCCCGCTTTATGAAGTACCTGGTCCCAACTCAAAACGAGCTAACACCCATATCAGAGATTTTCTACAG GTTTTTATTTATCGCcttttctggaaaagcagagaccGTCCTCGGAGAATTCGCATGGAGGATATCAAGAAGGCCTTTCCTTCACACTCGGAGAGTAGCATCCGAAAGCGGCTAAAGCTTTGTGCTGATTTCAAACGCACAG GGATGGACTCAAATTGGTGGGTTTTAAAGCCAGATTTCAGATTGCCGACAGAGGAAGAGATCAGAGCAATGGTATCCCCAGAACAGTGCTGTGCTTATTACAGCATGATTGCGGCTGAGCAGCGACTGAAG GATGCAGGTTATGGAGAGAAATCCTTCTTTGCGCCAGAAGAGGAGAATGAAGAGGATTTCCAAATGAAGATTGATGATGAG GTGCGCACAGCTCCATGGAACACCACACGAGCCTTCATTGCTGCTATGAAGGGCAAGTGCCTCCTAGAAGTGACAGGTGTAGCAGATCCTACCGGTTGTGGTGAAGGATTTTCTTATGTGAAGATTCCAAACAAACCAACTCAGCAGAAG GATGATAAAGAACCTCAGCCAGTGAAAAAGACAGTGACTGGGACAGATGCTGATCTGCGCCGTCTTTCTCTCAAAAATGCCAAACAGCTTCTGCGTAAATTTGGAGTGCCTGAAGAGGAG ATAAAGAAGCTGTCCCGTTGGGAAGTGATTGATGTGGTACGTACAATGTCTACAGAGCAGGCTCGTTCAGGGGAAGGTCCTATGAGCAAATTTGCACGTGGGTCTCGGTTTTCTGTAGCAGAACATCAGGAGAGATACAAAGAAGAGTGTCAGCGCATCTTTGATTTACAAAATAA AGTTCTGGAATCCACTGAGATCCTGTCAACAGACACAGATAGCAGCTCAGCTGAAGACAGTGACTTTGAAGAGATGGGAAAGAATATTGAGAATATGTTACAGAACAAGAAAACTAGTTCTCAGCTCTCTCgggaaagagaagagcaggaacgAAAGGAATTGCAAAGGATGCTTCTGGGAGAAGACAGTGGCAATGACAAAGAGAGGGGCaaaaaggacagaagagacaAAAAGGGGCTAT CATCAGCTTCAGGAGCCTCAGCAAACTCTCACAAAGATGATGACACTGCCTCTGTAACCAGCCTTAATTCCTCTGCCACTGGCCGCCGCCTCAAAATCTATCGCACGTTTAGAGATGAGGATGGGAAAGAATATGTGAGGTGCGAGACAGTTCGCAAGCCCGCTGTTATTGATGCCTACTGCCGAATACGGACTACCAAGGATGAAGAGTTCAT acGAAAGTTTGCTCTATTTGATGAACAGCACCGTGAGGAAATGCGGAAGGAGCGGCGCAGGATCCAGGAACAATTACGGCGGTTAAAACGGaaccaagaaaaagagaaactcaaGGGCCCTCCAGAAAAGAAGcccaagaaaatgaaagagcGTCCAGACTTGAAA ctgaaaTGTGGAGCATGTGGTGCAATTGGCCATATGAGGACTAATAAGTTCTGCCCTCTTTACTACCAAACAAATGCCCCACCTTCTAATCCTGTTGCAATGacggaggagcaggaggaagagctggaaaaaacagtCATTCACAATGATAATGAAGAACTCATCAAAGTAGAAGGAACAAAAATTGTCCTGGGAAAACAACTGATTGAGAG TGCGGATGAGGTTCGCAGGAAATCACTGGTCCTGAAGTTTCCTAAACAGCAGCTTCCTCCAAAGAAGAAGCGGCGAGTAGGGACAACCGTTCACTGTGATTATCTGAAT cgtCCTCATAAATCTATCCACCGACGGCGAACAGATCCCATGGTGACACTGTCATCCATCTTGGAGGGCATCATCAATGACATAAGGGATCTTCCTAAT ACATACCCCTTTCATACACCTGTAAATCCAAAAGTTGTCAAAGATTATTATAAGATTATTACTCGGCCCATGGATTTACAGACCCTGCGTGAAAATGTTCGTAAGCGACAGTACCCATCCCGAGAAGAGTTCAGAGAACATCTGGAACTAATTGTTAAGAACAGTGCTACATACAATG GGCCAAAGCACTCACTGACACAGATATCTCAGTCCATGCTGGACCTGTGTGATGAAAAGCTGAAAGAG AAGGAAGATAAACTGGCTCGATTAGAAAAAGCAATTAATCCCCTCCTGGATGATGATGATCAAGTGgccttttccttcattttggatAACATTGTCACTCAAAAGATGATGGCAGTTCCAGAT tcTTGGCCATTTCATCATCCAGTTAACAAAAAGTTTGTTCCTGATTATTACAAAGTGATTGCTAATCCAATGGATCTGGAGACTATCCGCAAG AATATCTCCAAACACAAATACCAGAACAGAGACACTTTCCTGGATGATGTTAACCTCATCCTTGCCAACAGCATTAAGTACAACG GGTCAGATAGTCAGTACACAAAAACAGCCCAGGAGATTGTAAACATCTGTTACCAAACTTTAGCTGAG TATGATGAGCACCTGACTCAACTTGAGAGAGACATCTCTACTGCTAAGGAAGCAGCACTAGAGGAGGCAGATCTGGAAAGTCTTGATCCTATGACCCCTGGTCCCTACACTCCACAG CCACCTGATTTGTATGATACCAACACTTCCCTCAGTATGTCACATGATGCTTCAGTCTATCAAGATGAGAGCAATTTGTCTGCTATGGACACTCCCATCACTACCCCAGAGAAGCGAGGAACTCAG ATGCGCCAGGGGCGAGGTAGGCTGGGTGAGGAAGACTCTGACGTAGATATTGAAGGGTTTGATGAGGATGATGATGGGAAACCTAAGACTCCAGCCCCA GAAGTTGAAGATGCAGATGGTGACCTTGCTGATGAAGAAGAAGGATCAGCCCAGCAGACGCAGGCCAGTGTCCTCTATGAAGATTTGCTCATGTCAGATGGAGAGGACGATGATGATGGGAGTGATGAAGAGGGAGATAATCCTTTCTCAT CTATCCAACTGAGTGAGAGTGGCAGCGACTCAGATGTGGAGCCCAATGCAGTGAGACCTAAACAACCTCATGTTCTTCAAGAGAACACACGAATGGGCATGGACAATGAAGAAAGCATGATGTCGTATGAAGGAGATGGTGGGGAGACATCTCATGTTATGGAGGACAGTAATATCAG ttATGGCAGCTATGAAGAACCAGACCCAAAGTCCAACACAAGAGATACTAGTTTCAGCAGTATTGGAGGGTATGAGAtctcagaagaggaggaagaggaagagcagcagcgcTGTGGGCCGAGTGTATTAAGTCAGGTCCATCTGTCTGAAGATGAGGAAGACAGTGAGGACTTTCATTCTATTGCAGGAGACAGTGACCTGGACTCAGATGAATAA